CCGCGACCGCTTTCGTCTCCGCCGCGAGGGCGCAGAAGGTCTCCGACAGCGGCAGTTCGGCGCCCGGTTCGAGGTGCTCGTGCTCGTCGCTGACGTACTCGAGTTCGAACCGGTCGTCGTCCGGATCGACGCGAGCTATGCCGCCGAGATCGAGATCGAACCGTTCGCAGCCCAGCTCGAACAGCGCGTCGAGCTTTTGCTCGAACGAGCGATCGGGGTCGGCGATGATCTCGTTCTGGCGCTGCTGGTAGCGCTCGCGTTCCTGCAGTTCGGTTTTCGCCTCGGTTCGTTCGCGCAGCGTGCCGAGCATCCGGTCGAGTTCGTGGGTCGGCTGGTTCGGGCCGCAGAACTCCTCGGGCGGCGTGTAGTAGAAGTTGTGACAGACGGTGTCGTCGTAGATGAGGTGCGGGTGGACGCGGACGACGTCGCGGATGACTTCCGGCGGGAACCGATTGCGGTCGTACTGACAGACCGCGACCGCGTCCTCGTCGTCGAAGAGGTCGTTGACCTTGCTCTCGTAGGTCATCGTCTCCTCGATCGCCACGTCGCTCTCGAGGATCCAGGACATCTCGGCCGCCAGGCGAAAGCCCTCGTACTCGGCGTTGACTTCGTCGATGACGTCCGCGTAGAACGAGATCATCTCGTCGACGTCGAACGCCCCGTTCTTGAGGTAGGTGTTTTGAAACGTCTCGACGACAAGCGAGCCCGACGCGACGGCGGCCTCGACGTCGATTCCTCCGTCCCGAAGCGCCGTTCGGACCGCATCCACCGAATCCTTGTCCGTGACGTAGACGCACTGCTCGCCGCGCTCGAGGCCCTGCCGGAGGAACGGGACGACGGCCGCGAACTGGTCGGCGGGAGCGTCGTAGATCAGCGCGAAGTGGTCGTTACAGAACTCGCCCTCGACCTGTTCGACGGGGCCGCGAAAGTCCGGGCTCGTGGCCAGGGCGTTCAGCGGGCGCTCGAGGTCGAGAACGTCGTCGGCGGGGGAGGAATTTGTCTTACTCATTGAGATCGGGGGAGGACAGCTACCGATTCAAGTGGATGCGAAGGGAAAAGGGTCGCGGTCAATCAACGAACGATCGTGTAGAATCGGGCAGTTCGCACCTCGAGCGGCGGAATGACGGCTGGGTGTGGGAACTTCACTCCCGGTCGTCGACGGCGGGCAGCGTAAACGAGAACGTCGCGCCCTCGCCCGGTTCCGAGTCGACCCAGATATCGCCGCCGTGGCGCTCGACGATCCGCTGGCACAGCGCCAGCCCGATCCCGGTGCCGGGGTGTTCGTCCCGGCTGTGGAGTCGTTTGAACACGTTGAAGACGGCCTCCTGCTCGTCGGCGTCGATCCCGATCCCCTCGTCGGCGACCGAAATCAGCCACCGATCGCCGCGGCGTTCGGCGTCGACACGGACCCGCGGCGGCTCGTCGCCGCTGTACTCGAGCGCGTTCGAGAGCAGGTTCTGGAACACCTGGCGCAACTGGCTGGCGTCGCCCTCGACGCGGGGTAACGACTCGATCGCAATTTCGGCGTCGGTCTCCTCGATCTGGAGTTGCAGATCCTCGAGCACGTCTTCGAGGACCGGATCGAGGGCGATCGGTTCGAGCGGGGCGCCCTGCGTTTCGACCCGCGAGTACTCGAGCAGGCCGTCGATCATGTCGCGCATCCGCTCGGCGCCGTCGACCGCGAACTCGAGGAACTCCTCGCCGTCCTCGTCGAGCGTATCGGCGTAGCGGCTCTCGATGAGCTGGAGGTAGCTCGAGACCATCCGCAGGGGTTCCTGCAGGTCGTGGCTCGCCGCGTAGGCGAACTGCTCGAGCCGTTCGTTGGACTCCTCGAGTTGCGCGATCGTCTCCTCGAGTTGCCGCTGGGACTTCTTGCGCTCGGTGATGTCGTGGGCCATCGTCACGCCGGCGAAGACGTCGCCCCGGCTGTCGGTGATCGGGACCGCGTAGAGCACCCACTCCCGGCCGACGTACTTGAGTTCGACCGACTCCTGCTCGCCCTCGAGGGCCGCCAGGAGCGCCGGCTCGAGGTCGGCGGCGGTTTCCTCGGACCAGACGTCGTAGAAGTTCTCGCCCTCGAGATCGTCGGGATCAACGGGGATCTTGTCGAATCCCTGGCCCGCCGCCAGCGTGTACTCGAGGTCGTGGTCGAACAGCGTCACGATCCCGTTCGGGAAGTGTTCCGCGAGCGTGCGGTACCGCTGCTCGGACTCCTCGAGTTCTCGCTCGCGCTGGACGCGCTCGGTGACGTCGCGGAAGTACACCGAGATGCCGGTCGCGGAGGGGTAGAGGTTCGCCTCGACCCAGAAGTCCAGCGTGTCGTAGTAGAGTTCGTAGCTGGTCGGCGACTGGGTTTCCATGGCCGTGTGGAAGGCGTCCCAGACCTCGTCGAAATCCCTGAGATCGGGGAAGACGTCCCAGAGCCGTTCGCCCAGCAGTTCGTCCTCGGAGCGCTCGAGCAGTTCGGCGGCGCGATCGTTGACGTGCGTAAATCGGAACTCGTCGTCGACCGCGTAGAACGCGTCCGAGACTCGGCCGAGGATCTGCTGGAGTTCGCTCTCGAGTTCCTGCTCGCGCTCCCAGCGGTCCGTCATATCTCGGGTCACTTTCAGGAAGCCGCGGTGGGTCCCGTCGGCGTCCCGAACCGGCGTGATCGTCACGTTCGCCCAGAACCGCGAGCCGTCCTGACGGACGCGCCAGCCCTCGTCCTCGACGGAGCCGTTCTCGAGGGCGATCTCGAGGTTCTGGTCGGGGATACCGTCAGCGCGGTCCTCCTGGGTGTAGAACGTCGAGAAGTGCTCGCCGACGATCTCGTCGGCGTCGTAGCCCTTGATCTGTTTCGCGCCCTGGTTCCAGCTGATGACGGTGCCGTCGGCGTCCAGCCGGAAGATCGCGTACTCCTCGACGGCGTCGACCAGCGACTCGAACGCCTCCCGGCTCTCCCGGAGGTCGCTCTCCGATCGCTTCCGATCGGTGATGTCGGAGTAGAGTTCGATCCGGCCGCCGGCGTACTCTCCCGATTCGATCGGTTTACTCTGGTACTCGAGCCAGCGCGACTGGCCGTCGTCGCCGGTCGCGCGACACTCGTACCGATCGAGGTAGCTGCCCTCGTCGTAGGTCGAGGTGACGCTCCGGACGAACGGCTCCGGCGCCGCGAGGCGGTCCGCGATGGTGTCCTCGACCACCGTCCGACCGTCCCGGCCGACGACCGCGTCGCGGTCGAGGTCGAGAAACGCCGCGGCCGTGTCGTCGACCCAGGTGACGTCGAGCGCGTCGTCGAGGACGACGACGCCGGCGTTCGGCCCGTCGGGCGCCCGCACGGACTCGAGCGTCTGCAGCCGCTCTTTGGTCTCCGCGAGGTCTCGAGCGACGCCGATCGTCCCCTGCAGTTCGCCGTCGGCGATGAGCGGCGACACCCGCAGTTCGCAGGGAATTTCGTCGCCGTCGACGGTTCGGATTGCGAGTTCGAAGGTCGGCAACGCGACGGCGGCCTCTCCCTCGTCCCCGCCGGCGAGGGCGGCGGCCAGTTCGCGCTCGATGGCCTCGACGTCAGTGTCGTCGAGCAGGAGCGAGATGTGCTCGCCGAGCAGTTCGTCGCGCGAGTAGCCCGTCGTCTCGACGACCGCGTCGTTGACCGCGACGAAGCGGCCGGCCGCGTCGAGCTGATAGAGCCCGTCGTCGATCGTCTCGACGAGGGTCCGAAACCGCTGGAGCGCCACGTCGTCGTCGTCAGCACCTCCCCAAAATCCCGAATCCGTGGCGTCCGATTGGGTATGCATGTATTCCTAATGGGGACTGACGGGAATAAATCTCCTGCCGGTCGGCACGGATCGAACCGCGACTGCGCCCCGCGTTGTGCCGTCGCTCGCGGGCCATCACACCGCTTAACTTTCAGCCGGGGGAAGTGCCGGTAATGACCCTGCACGTGACGAACACGTTGACGGGCGAACGGGAGCCGTTCGAGCCACAGGACCCGGAGAACGTCTTGCTCTACTACTGTGGCCTGACGGTGTCCGACCCGCCCCACCTGGGCCACGCGCGGTCGTGGGTCCACGTCGACGTCATGCACCGCTGGCTCGAGTACCTCGGCTACGACGTGCGTCACGTCGAGAACTTCACCGACATCAACGAGAAGATCGTCGCCCGCGTCGGCGAGGACGACTTAGGCGAGAGCGAACCCGAGGTCGCCGAGAGCTACATCGAACACACCCTCGCGGACATGCGCTCGCTGAACCTCCTGCGGGCGGAGGTCTACCCCCGCGTCTCCGAGCACGTCCCCGAGATCATCGACCTCGTCGAGACCCTAGTCGAGAAGGGCTACGCCTACGAGTCCAACGGCTCGGTCTACTTCGACGTCACCGCGTTCGACGACTACGGCAAGCTCTCGAACCAGGAACTCGAGGAGATCGAGTCCCAGGGCGACCCCGACGAGCGCTCGGAGAAGCGCCACCCCGCGGACTTCGCGCTCTGGAAGGCCGGCGGCGTCGACGCCGACGCGGTCGCGGAGCACCGCCATGAGGGCGCCGCACCGGCCGAGGAGGCCTGCGAAACGTCTCAGACCTGGGAGTCGCCGTGGGGCGAGGGCCGCCCCGGCTGGCACATCGAGTGCTCAGTCATGAGCATGACCCACTTGGACGAGACGCTGGACCTCCACGTCGGCGGCCGCGATCTGGTCTTCCCGCACCACGAAAACGAGATCGCCCAGTCGGAGGCCGCGACCGACCGGCAGTTCGCCAAGTACTGGCTCCACTGCGAACTGTTCCAGATGGACGACGAGAAGATGTCCTCGAGCCTCGGCAACTTCGTCACCGTCGAAGACGCCGTCGACCAGTGGGGGACGAACGTCCTCCGGACCTTCCTGACGGCGGGATCGTACAACAGCAAGCAGCTGTACTCCGACGAGACGATCGCCGAGGCCGAGGAGCGCTGGGAACGGCTCGAGCGCGCCTACGAGACGGCCGTCGACGCCCTCGATTCGCCCGACGCGCGGACGAAAGTCGAGGACGAGGCGTTCCGCGCAGCCGTCGACGACGCCCGCGAGGCGTTCGTCGAGGCCATGAACGACGACTTCAACACGCGCGAGGCCCAGTCCGCGCTGCTGGAAATCGCGAGCGAGATCAACGCCCACGTCGACGACACCGACGAGTACGACTACCGCGGCCTCCGCGAAGCCGTCGACGCCCTCGAGGAGCTTGGCGACGTCCTCGGACTCTCCTTTACCGACGAGACGACCGGGTCGGCCGAACTCGCCGGCGACGTCGTCGACCTCGTGCTCGAGGTCCGCGAGCAGGAACGCGACGCGGGCAACTACGAGCGTGCGGACGAACTGCGCGACGAACTCGAGGCACTCGGCATCGAGGTGCAGGATACGGACGAGGGGCCGACGTACCGGCTGCCATCGGGCGAGTAAGTCGCACCTCGAGCGCGAGGTTCGACGTCACGCTGCTTTTCGACCGCGGCATCGCGCGACGGCGTTCGCGAAACGCGAGACCGACGGCAGAACGAGAACCGGACGAGGATCGAGCGGCGCGTTACAGCCCGAGCGCAGTCGCAATCGACAGGCCGCTCGCGAGCGCCCCGATCAGGTAGCCGCCGATCGCGCCGCCGTTGAGCAGCGGCAGGCCCGCGTGCGCACGCCCCTTGAGCACCATGTACATCAGCACGAGCAGCCCGGCGAGCGTCCCGACGAGCGCGCCCAGCGCCGCCCAGTTCAGTGCGATGAACGGCACCGAGATCGTTCCGGCCTCGAGGAAGAAGGCCGCGCTGGCGACGAGAATCGTGGGGATGACGGCGTCGCCGAGGCCGATGAACAGGGCGTCGCGGTCGATGTTTCGTTCGTCGTCGGCGTC
The DNA window shown above is from Halopiger xanaduensis SH-6 and carries:
- a CDS encoding MEDS domain-containing protein — encoded protein: MSKTNSSPADDVLDLERPLNALATSPDFRGPVEQVEGEFCNDHFALIYDAPADQFAAVVPFLRQGLERGEQCVYVTDKDSVDAVRTALRDGGIDVEAAVASGSLVVETFQNTYLKNGAFDVDEMISFYADVIDEVNAEYEGFRLAAEMSWILESDVAIEETMTYESKVNDLFDDEDAVAVCQYDRNRFPPEVIRDVVRVHPHLIYDDTVCHNFYYTPPEEFCGPNQPTHELDRMLGTLRERTEAKTELQERERYQQRQNEIIADPDRSFEQKLDALFELGCERFDLDLGGIARVDPDDDRFELEYVSDEHEHLEPGAELPLSETFCALAAETKAVADVTDPESEGCDGILACREFGIRAYLGTYVEIDGGPDRSVAFVGESTRDEPFSEDECEFLRSIGQWVTYELEQHERERELERTVDRLETSNERLEQFAYAASHDMQEPLRMVSSYLQLIERRDEDLSAETREYLEFAVDGAERMRAMIDGLLQYSRVQSRGGPLEPTDLEAVVADVRDDLQLRLAETDADLTVGDLPRVTGDPEQLRQLFQNLLDNALTYAGDEPPRIDTTAERTSDGDGWTISVRDEGIGIPVAEQDRIFDLFDRLHSREEYAGTGIGLALCQRIVERHAGAIRVDSEPGEGATFSVTLPAADEA
- the cysS gene encoding cysteine--tRNA ligase, encoding MTLHVTNTLTGEREPFEPQDPENVLLYYCGLTVSDPPHLGHARSWVHVDVMHRWLEYLGYDVRHVENFTDINEKIVARVGEDDLGESEPEVAESYIEHTLADMRSLNLLRAEVYPRVSEHVPEIIDLVETLVEKGYAYESNGSVYFDVTAFDDYGKLSNQELEEIESQGDPDERSEKRHPADFALWKAGGVDADAVAEHRHEGAAPAEEACETSQTWESPWGEGRPGWHIECSVMSMTHLDETLDLHVGGRDLVFPHHENEIAQSEAATDRQFAKYWLHCELFQMDDEKMSSSLGNFVTVEDAVDQWGTNVLRTFLTAGSYNSKQLYSDETIAEAEERWERLERAYETAVDALDSPDARTKVEDEAFRAAVDDAREAFVEAMNDDFNTREAQSALLEIASEINAHVDDTDEYDYRGLREAVDALEELGDVLGLSFTDETTGSAELAGDVVDLVLEVREQERDAGNYERADELRDELEALGIEVQDTDEGPTYRLPSGE
- a CDS encoding PAS domain S-box protein, translating into MHTQSDATDSGFWGGADDDDVALQRFRTLVETIDDGLYQLDAAGRFVAVNDAVVETTGYSRDELLGEHISLLLDDTDVEAIERELAAALAGGDEGEAAVALPTFELAIRTVDGDEIPCELRVSPLIADGELQGTIGVARDLAETKERLQTLESVRAPDGPNAGVVVLDDALDVTWVDDTAAAFLDLDRDAVVGRDGRTVVEDTIADRLAAPEPFVRSVTSTYDEGSYLDRYECRATGDDGQSRWLEYQSKPIESGEYAGGRIELYSDITDRKRSESDLRESREAFESLVDAVEEYAIFRLDADGTVISWNQGAKQIKGYDADEIVGEHFSTFYTQEDRADGIPDQNLEIALENGSVEDEGWRVRQDGSRFWANVTITPVRDADGTHRGFLKVTRDMTDRWEREQELESELQQILGRVSDAFYAVDDEFRFTHVNDRAAELLERSEDELLGERLWDVFPDLRDFDEVWDAFHTAMETQSPTSYELYYDTLDFWVEANLYPSATGISVYFRDVTERVQRERELEESEQRYRTLAEHFPNGIVTLFDHDLEYTLAAGQGFDKIPVDPDDLEGENFYDVWSEETAADLEPALLAALEGEQESVELKYVGREWVLYAVPITDSRGDVFAGVTMAHDITERKKSQRQLEETIAQLEESNERLEQFAYAASHDLQEPLRMVSSYLQLIESRYADTLDEDGEEFLEFAVDGAERMRDMIDGLLEYSRVETQGAPLEPIALDPVLEDVLEDLQLQIEETDAEIAIESLPRVEGDASQLRQVFQNLLSNALEYSGDEPPRVRVDAERRGDRWLISVADEGIGIDADEQEAVFNVFKRLHSRDEHPGTGIGLALCQRIVERHGGDIWVDSEPGEGATFSFTLPAVDDRE